In one Corallococcus sp. EGB genomic region, the following are encoded:
- a CDS encoding GNAT family N-acyltransferase yields the protein MSSLSCRVATAQRELDDALRVRYQVFGEEMRMLGPRRPRAPREADCFDTLRTTAHVVVYADGEPVATARLLTPNAEVAAFADTVVGLDIEKKLDLSEMVAPDRVFAETTRYCASHGSPFKATLELQAGLYRESRKRGVTHWIAAANMETDSQEEADLYYLAASRRGWVTDAFRVRTRDFPPPPVEPLAPRLTPEQRARARQGHLQALRMPSILSLFADKMGARFIAPPHFDPTFNRFTVPLVAALDAIPPRTLKLFDSLDADAA from the coding sequence ATGTCTTCATTGAGTTGCCGTGTCGCCACTGCGCAGCGCGAATTGGATGACGCCCTCCGCGTCCGTTACCAGGTCTTCGGCGAGGAGATGCGGATGCTGGGGCCCCGGCGGCCACGGGCCCCGCGCGAGGCGGACTGCTTCGACACGCTCCGGACCACCGCCCACGTGGTCGTCTACGCGGACGGGGAGCCGGTGGCGACCGCCCGGCTGCTGACCCCCAACGCGGAGGTGGCCGCCTTCGCGGACACGGTGGTGGGGCTGGACATCGAGAAGAAGCTCGACCTGTCGGAGATGGTCGCGCCGGACCGCGTGTTCGCGGAGACCACGCGCTACTGCGCCTCCCACGGCAGCCCTTTCAAGGCGACGCTGGAACTCCAGGCGGGCCTCTACCGTGAGAGCCGCAAGCGCGGCGTCACCCACTGGATCGCCGCGGCCAACATGGAGACCGACTCACAAGAAGAGGCAGACCTCTACTATCTGGCCGCCTCGCGACGCGGCTGGGTGACCGACGCCTTCCGCGTGCGGACCCGGGACTTTCCTCCGCCGCCCGTGGAGCCCCTGGCGCCCCGCCTCACGCCGGAGCAGCGCGCCCGCGCTCGCCAGGGACACCTGCAGGCCCTGCGCATGCCGAGCATCCTGTCGCTGTTCGCGGACAAGATGGGCGCACGCTTCATCGCGCCGCCTCACTTCGATCCCACCTTCAATCGCTTCACCGTGCCGCTCGTCGCCGCGCTGGATGCCATTCCCCCGCGCACGCTGAAGCTCTTCGACTCGCTGGACGCTGACGCCGCCTGA
- a CDS encoding non-ribosomal peptide synthetase, with protein MKTPAPPMQDMPDDFDPFAGPALLLTAPSTEPQREVWTGVQMGPDASCAFNESMSVRLQGPLDVECLRAALQDLLERHEALRTTFSADGLTLCVAASTPFPLEVLALDALPPSERDARVRELLAHEVETPLPLEAGPLVRPRLARLSPGEHLLTLTAHHIVCDGWSMAVMLRDLATFYSAHVRRTPHTLSPAPAFSDYARAQAQLATTPEYAEHERYWLKQFSGALPVLELPLDRRRPPSKTYSSRREDCVLEPALVEQLKRVGARHGGSFFTTLLAGFKALLHRLTGLEDVVVAIPAAGQSVAGLKDLVGHCVNSLPLRSNVAAEAPFTQVLKQLRTTMLDAYEHQEYTFGTLLKQLALPRDPSRLPLVNVLFNVDQAVTGEQLEFQGLTCTLASNPRHFENFDLFINAAEAHGRVVLECQYNTDLFDGSTVRRWMACYEELLRGVVADAECPVSRLPLLPDAEKQRVLVDWNATEKPFDRQAFVHTLVAAQARTTPDAVALRAGDVTLTYQQLLQRAHQVAHGLKQQGVTAGSLVGLFTNRGADMVVGLLGILEAGAGYVPLDPGFPPERLAFMVEDAKLSTILTQQALVASLPSTNVKPLLIEDTASQPDSALPAQEMSPEAVAYVIYTSGSTGKPKGVRVPHRAVVNFLGTMQEAPGLSAQDVLLAVTTLSFDIAVLELLLPLTSGAQVVLASRDTASDGALLKAALDANAVTVMQATPSAWRLLLEAGWQPRPGFKALCGGEALPRELAEALLSRIASLWNMYGPTETTVWSTTWRVQPPLSSIRIGRPIANTQLYLLDSHRAPVPVGVAGELYIGGDGVTLGYLHRPELTQERFLANPFRPGERMYRTGDLARWLADGTVEYLGRNDSQVKLRGFRIELGEVEAALASHPSLAQAVALVREDRPGDRRLVAYLIARPGQTIPSDEALRAHLKQGLPEYMVPQHFVALPALPLTPNGKVDRKALPSPQVESQEDAYVAPRDETEQKLAAIFAEVLGLRRVSVTADFFRLGGHSLLASQALTRASRDLDVSLTLRRMFEAPTVEKLARLARGDDGAMNRAQRISPRAGTAPAPLSLMQQRLWFLEQLNPGTAVYNLPSAFRLHGALDVGALRFSFNKLLERQASLRTFVRWDEGTPVQHVAPSLTVELEPVDLEPVPAHQREEDLLRRLQALADESIPITAPPLFRLTLFRLGATEHVLFFMPHHLIWDGWSFDVFLRDLDIIYSALTKGQEPKLPTLPIQYADFTEWHRNWLQGEELERQARYWKGKLSGNLPALELPTDKPRPAQMSLQGGTEPFVLTGAEVDALTKLGRESNATLYMVLLTAFKTLLHRYSAQEDLVVGTPIRGRSHPEVEDLLGFFVNTLVLRTQLSPELTFRQLLERVRTTCMEAFGHQDMPIELLMQQLGVQRDLSRTPLFQTFFTFQDVRNRGSSLGDITYGQVHVHAHATPLDLSFWVKETANGIVGGMDYNTDLFERDTILRMLEQIRTLLRAAVSDAEVPVSRLSLLPDAEKQRVLVDWNATEKPFDRQAFVHTLVAAQAQATPDAVALRSGATTLTYRQLQQRSHQVANALRQEGVTAGSLVGLFTERGPDMVVGLLGILEAGAGYVPLDPGFPPERLAFMVEDAKLSLVLTQRALQGTLPSTTAKALFVEDTTSQADTAPEVSGITPEAVAYVIYTSGSTGKPKGVRVPHRAVVNFLGTMQEAPGLSAQDVLLAVTTLSFDIAVLELLLPLTSGAQVVLASRDTASDGALLKAALDANAVTVMQATPSAWRLLLEAGWQPRPGFKALCGGEALPRELAEALLSRVASLWNMYGPTETTVWSTTWRVQPPLSSIRIGRPIANTQLYLLDSHRAPVPVGVAGELYIGGDGVTLGYLHRPELTQERFLANPFRPGERMYRTGDLARWLADGTVEYLGRNDSQVKLRGFRIELGEVEAALASHPSLAQAVALVREDRPGDRRLVAYLVTKPGQAYTDTELRKHLRSQLPQYMVPQHFVELEALPLTPNGKVDRKALPPPAGTSRPAEDAFVAPRTPTEQHLARIWREVLGIAQVGVHDNFFNIGGHSLLSFQVVMRVKKELNQELHPRTLLLNTLEQVASQLVPATPAPAATPKAQHVPSTKPAAQETSVPLAQRLFNKLKGKLPGRSD; from the coding sequence ATGAAGACCCCCGCGCCCCCGATGCAGGACATGCCCGACGACTTCGATCCATTCGCCGGGCCCGCGCTGCTGCTCACCGCGCCCTCCACCGAGCCCCAGCGCGAGGTGTGGACCGGCGTGCAGATGGGCCCGGACGCGTCGTGCGCCTTCAACGAGTCCATGTCCGTGCGGCTGCAAGGCCCACTGGACGTCGAGTGCCTGCGCGCCGCGCTCCAGGACCTGCTGGAGCGGCACGAAGCGCTGCGCACGACGTTCAGCGCGGACGGTCTCACCCTGTGCGTGGCCGCCTCCACGCCCTTCCCGCTGGAGGTGCTGGCGCTGGACGCACTGCCGCCCTCCGAGCGCGACGCCCGCGTTCGCGAGCTCCTGGCCCACGAGGTGGAGACGCCGCTGCCCCTGGAGGCCGGGCCACTCGTGCGCCCGCGCCTTGCGCGGCTGTCCCCCGGGGAGCACCTGCTGACGCTGACCGCGCACCACATCGTGTGCGACGGCTGGTCCATGGCGGTGATGCTGCGCGACCTGGCGACGTTCTACTCGGCGCACGTGCGGCGCACGCCGCACACGCTTTCGCCCGCGCCCGCGTTCAGTGACTACGCCCGCGCGCAGGCGCAGCTGGCCACGACGCCGGAGTACGCGGAGCACGAGCGCTACTGGTTGAAGCAGTTCTCCGGCGCGCTGCCCGTGCTGGAGCTGCCGTTGGACCGGCGCCGCCCGCCGTCGAAGACGTACAGCTCCCGGCGCGAGGACTGCGTCCTGGAGCCCGCGCTCGTGGAGCAACTCAAGCGCGTGGGCGCGCGCCACGGCGGCAGCTTCTTCACCACGCTCCTGGCGGGCTTCAAGGCCCTGCTGCACCGGCTCACGGGGCTGGAGGACGTGGTCGTGGCCATCCCCGCCGCGGGCCAGTCCGTGGCCGGGTTGAAGGACCTGGTGGGCCACTGCGTGAACTCGCTGCCTTTGCGCAGCAACGTGGCCGCGGAGGCGCCCTTCACGCAGGTGCTCAAGCAACTGCGCACCACGATGCTCGATGCCTACGAGCATCAGGAGTACACGTTCGGCACGCTGCTCAAGCAGCTGGCGCTGCCGCGCGACCCCAGCCGCCTGCCGCTGGTCAACGTGCTGTTCAACGTGGATCAGGCCGTCACGGGTGAGCAGCTGGAGTTCCAGGGCCTCACCTGCACCCTGGCGAGCAACCCGCGCCACTTCGAGAACTTCGACCTCTTCATCAACGCGGCCGAGGCTCATGGCCGCGTGGTGCTGGAGTGCCAGTACAACACCGACCTCTTCGACGGCTCCACGGTTCGCCGCTGGATGGCGTGTTACGAAGAGCTGCTGCGAGGCGTGGTCGCGGACGCGGAGTGTCCCGTGTCGCGCCTGCCGCTGCTGCCGGACGCGGAGAAGCAGCGCGTGCTGGTGGACTGGAACGCCACCGAGAAGCCGTTCGACCGTCAGGCCTTCGTGCACACGCTCGTGGCCGCGCAGGCCCGGACCACACCTGACGCGGTGGCGCTGCGCGCGGGGGACGTGACGCTCACGTACCAGCAACTGCTCCAGCGCGCCCATCAGGTGGCGCATGGGCTGAAGCAGCAGGGCGTCACCGCCGGCAGCCTCGTGGGCCTCTTCACGAACCGTGGCGCGGACATGGTGGTCGGCCTTTTGGGCATCCTTGAAGCGGGCGCGGGTTACGTGCCGCTCGACCCCGGCTTCCCGCCCGAGCGTCTGGCCTTCATGGTCGAGGACGCGAAGCTCTCCACCATCCTCACGCAGCAGGCGCTGGTGGCGTCCCTTCCGTCCACGAACGTGAAGCCGCTGCTCATCGAGGACACCGCCTCGCAGCCGGACTCCGCGCTCCCGGCGCAGGAAATGTCTCCGGAGGCCGTGGCGTACGTCATCTACACGTCGGGTTCGACGGGCAAGCCCAAGGGCGTGCGCGTGCCGCACCGGGCGGTGGTGAACTTCCTGGGCACCATGCAGGAGGCTCCGGGCCTCTCGGCCCAGGACGTGCTGCTGGCCGTCACCACGCTCTCCTTCGACATCGCCGTGCTGGAGCTGCTGCTGCCGCTCACCTCCGGCGCCCAGGTGGTGCTCGCCTCGCGCGACACCGCCTCCGACGGTGCGCTGCTCAAGGCGGCCCTCGATGCCAACGCCGTCACCGTCATGCAGGCCACGCCCTCCGCCTGGCGCCTCCTGCTGGAGGCCGGCTGGCAGCCCCGCCCCGGCTTCAAGGCCCTCTGCGGGGGTGAGGCCCTTCCGCGTGAATTGGCCGAGGCGCTCCTCTCCCGTATCGCCAGCCTGTGGAACATGTACGGCCCCACGGAGACCACCGTCTGGTCCACCACCTGGCGCGTGCAGCCTCCCCTCTCCTCCATCCGCATCGGCCGCCCCATCGCCAATACCCAGCTCTACCTCCTCGACTCTCACCGGGCCCCCGTGCCGGTGGGCGTCGCGGGTGAGCTCTACATCGGCGGCGACGGCGTGACGCTGGGCTACCTGCACCGTCCGGAGTTGACGCAGGAGCGCTTCCTGGCCAACCCCTTCCGCCCCGGCGAGCGCATGTACCGCACGGGCGATTTGGCCCGGTGGCTCGCCGACGGCACGGTGGAGTACCTGGGCCGCAACGACTCGCAGGTGAAGCTGCGTGGCTTCCGCATCGAGCTGGGGGAAGTCGAGGCGGCGCTCGCCTCGCATCCCTCCCTCGCCCAGGCCGTCGCCCTCGTTCGCGAGGACCGCCCCGGCGACCGCCGCCTCGTCGCGTACCTCATCGCCCGGCCCGGACAGACGATTCCGTCGGACGAAGCCCTTCGCGCGCACCTCAAGCAGGGGCTGCCAGAGTACATGGTGCCGCAGCACTTCGTGGCACTGCCTGCGCTGCCGCTCACGCCGAACGGCAAGGTGGATCGCAAGGCCCTGCCATCTCCGCAGGTGGAGTCGCAGGAGGACGCCTACGTCGCGCCTCGCGATGAGACGGAGCAGAAGCTCGCGGCCATCTTCGCGGAGGTGCTGGGGCTGCGCCGGGTGAGCGTCACCGCGGACTTCTTCCGGCTGGGCGGCCACTCGCTGCTGGCGTCGCAGGCCCTCACGCGCGCGAGCCGTGACCTCGACGTGAGCCTCACGCTGCGCCGCATGTTCGAGGCTCCCACCGTGGAGAAGCTGGCCCGGCTGGCGCGCGGCGATGATGGCGCCATGAACCGAGCGCAGCGCATCTCGCCCCGTGCGGGCACCGCGCCCGCGCCGCTGTCCCTCATGCAGCAGCGGCTGTGGTTCCTGGAGCAGCTCAACCCGGGCACGGCCGTCTACAACCTGCCCTCCGCGTTCCGCCTCCACGGCGCGCTGGACGTGGGCGCGCTGCGCTTCAGCTTCAACAAGCTGCTGGAGCGCCAGGCGTCGCTGCGCACCTTCGTGCGGTGGGACGAGGGCACGCCGGTGCAGCACGTGGCCCCGTCCCTGACGGTGGAGCTGGAGCCGGTGGACCTGGAGCCCGTCCCCGCGCACCAGCGCGAGGAGGACCTGCTGCGCCGCCTCCAGGCGCTGGCGGACGAGTCCATCCCCATCACCGCGCCGCCGCTGTTCCGGCTGACGCTGTTCCGGCTGGGCGCCACCGAGCACGTCCTCTTCTTCATGCCCCATCACCTCATCTGGGATGGGTGGTCGTTCGACGTGTTCCTGCGCGACCTGGACATCATCTACTCCGCGCTCACGAAGGGACAGGAGCCCAAGCTCCCCACGCTGCCCATCCAGTACGCGGACTTCACCGAGTGGCACCGCAACTGGCTCCAGGGCGAGGAGTTGGAGCGGCAGGCGCGCTACTGGAAGGGGAAGCTCTCCGGGAACCTGCCGGCGCTGGAGCTGCCCACGGACAAGCCGCGCCCCGCGCAGATGAGCCTCCAGGGCGGCACCGAGCCGTTCGTCCTCACCGGCGCGGAGGTGGACGCGCTCACGAAGCTGGGCCGCGAGTCCAACGCCACGCTGTACATGGTGCTGCTCACGGCGTTCAAGACGCTGTTGCACCGCTACAGCGCCCAGGAGGATCTGGTCGTGGGCACGCCCATCCGGGGCCGCTCGCATCCGGAGGTCGAGGACCTGCTGGGCTTCTTCGTCAACACGCTCGTGCTGCGCACGCAGTTGTCGCCAGAGCTCACGTTCCGGCAACTGCTGGAGCGCGTGCGCACCACGTGCATGGAGGCGTTCGGCCACCAGGACATGCCCATCGAGCTGCTCATGCAGCAGTTGGGCGTGCAGCGCGACCTGAGCCGCACGCCGCTGTTCCAGACGTTCTTCACCTTCCAGGACGTGCGCAACCGCGGCTCCAGCCTGGGGGACATCACCTACGGACAGGTGCACGTGCACGCGCACGCGACGCCGCTGGACCTGAGCTTCTGGGTGAAGGAGACGGCGAACGGCATCGTCGGCGGCATGGACTACAACACCGACCTGTTCGAGCGGGACACCATCCTCCGCATGCTCGAGCAGATCCGCACGCTGCTGCGCGCCGCGGTGTCCGACGCGGAGGTGCCGGTGTCCCGGCTGTCGCTGCTGCCGGACGCGGAGAAGCAGCGCGTGCTGGTGGACTGGAACGCCACCGAGAAGCCGTTCGACCGTCAGGCCTTCGTGCACACGCTCGTGGCCGCGCAGGCCCAGGCCACGCCTGACGCGGTGGCGCTGCGCTCCGGAGCGACGACGCTCACCTACCGACAGCTCCAGCAGCGCAGCCACCAGGTGGCGAACGCGCTCAGGCAGGAGGGTGTCACCGCCGGAAGCCTCGTCGGCCTCTTCACCGAGCGCGGTCCGGACATGGTGGTGGGCCTCCTGGGCATTCTCGAAGCGGGCGCGGGTTACGTGCCGCTCGACCCCGGCTTCCCGCCCGAGCGGCTGGCCTTCATGGTCGAGGACGCGAAGCTCTCGCTCGTCCTCACCCAGCGCGCGCTCCAGGGCACCCTGCCCTCCACCACGGCGAAGGCCCTCTTCGTCGAGGACACCACGTCGCAGGCAGACACGGCCCCCGAGGTCTCCGGCATCACGCCCGAAGCCGTGGCGTACGTCATCTACACGTCGGGTTCGACGGGCAAGCCCAAGGGCGTGCGCGTGCCGCACCGGGCGGTGGTGAACTTCCTGGGCACCATGCAGGAGGCTCCGGGCCTCTCGGCCCAGGACGTGCTGCTGGCCGTCACCACGCTCTCCTTCGACATCGCCGTGCTGGAGCTGCTGCTGCCACTCACCTCCGGCGCCCAGGTGGTGCTCGCCTCGCGCGACACCGCCTCCGACGGTGCGCTGCTCAAGGCGGCCCTCGATGCCAACGCCGTCACCGTCATGCAGGCCACGCCCTCCGCCTGGCGCCTCCTGCTGGAGGCCGGCTGGCAGCCCCGCCCCGGCTTCAAGGCCCTCTGCGGGGGTGAGGCCCTTCCGCGTGAATTGGCCGAGGCGCTCCTCTCCCGTGTCGCCAGCCTGTGGAACATGTACGGCCCCACGGAGACCACCGTCTGGTCCACCACCTGGCGCGTGCAGCCTCCCCTCTCCTCCATCCGCATCGGCCGCCCCATCGCCAATACCCAGCTCTACCTCCTCGACTCTCACCGGGCCCCCGTGCCGGTGGGCGTCGCGGGTGAGCTCTACATCGGCGGCGATGGCGTGACGCTGGGCTACCTCCACCGTCCGGAGTTGACGCAGGAGCGCTTCCTGGCCAATCCCTTCCGCCCTGGCGAGCGCATGTACCGCACGGGCGATTTGGCCCGGTGGCTGGCCGACGGCACGGTGGAGTACCTGGGCCGCAACGACTCGCAGGTGAAGCTGCGTGGCTTCCGCATCGAGCTGGGTGAAGTCGAAGCGGCGCTCGCTTCGCATCCCTCCCTTGCCCAGGCCGTCGCCCTCGTTCGCGAGGATCGCCCCGGTGACCGTCGCCTCGTCGCGTACCTCGTGACGAAGCCGGGCCAGGCGTACACGGACACGGAGCTGCGCAAGCACCTGCGCTCGCAGCTGCCGCAGTACATGGTGCCGCAGCACTTCGTGGAGCTGGAGGCCCTGCCGCTGACTCCGAACGGCAAGGTGGACCGCAAGGCCCTGCCGCCTCCGGCGGGCACCTCGCGTCCCGCCGAGGACGCCTTCGTCGCGCCGCGCACGCCGACGGAGCAGCACCTGGCGCGCATCTGGCGGGAGGTGCTGGGCATCGCGCAGGTTGGCGTGCACGACAACTTCTTCAACATCGGCGGGCACTCGCTCCTGTCCTTCCAGGTGGTGATGCGCGTCAAGAAGGAGCTGAACCAGGAGCTGCACCCGCGCACGCTCCTGCTCAACACGCTGGAGCAGGTGGCCTCGCAGCTCGTGCCCGCGACGCCAGCTCCCGCGGCCACGCCCAAGGCACAGCACGTCCCGTCGACAAAGCCTGCCGCGCAGGAGACTTCTGTTCCCCTGGCGCAACGCTTGTTCAATAAGCTGAAGGGGAAACTGCCGGGGCGCTCGGACTGA
- a CDS encoding iron-containing redox enzyme family protein produces MCKQPKHEHTKTDWLDSLRHEARMLVHELDATPGVQRLFEGRIRQDDYVHYLVQSYQYVRWSAEFCAESGERVHREGRNPVLAELLFQKAREEQGHEEWLLKDLKALGWTQERVERATISPAVRAYVEWNRFTTQSGVPTAFLGTAYVLEYLSVNRAPGSVDRLIAESGIPNIHKAVLFLKGHGAADGDHVADLESALRAVTSPEEQAALLHSARTTRILFPKFFRDP; encoded by the coding sequence ATGTGCAAGCAGCCCAAGCATGAGCACACGAAGACGGACTGGCTGGACTCCCTGCGGCACGAGGCGCGGATGCTCGTGCATGAGCTGGATGCGACGCCGGGCGTCCAGCGCCTCTTCGAGGGGCGCATCCGCCAGGACGACTACGTCCACTACCTCGTCCAGTCGTACCAGTACGTGCGCTGGAGCGCGGAGTTCTGCGCCGAGTCCGGCGAGCGAGTGCACCGCGAGGGCCGCAACCCCGTGCTCGCGGAGCTGCTGTTCCAGAAGGCTCGCGAGGAGCAGGGCCATGAGGAGTGGCTGCTCAAGGACCTGAAGGCCCTGGGCTGGACGCAGGAGCGCGTGGAGCGCGCGACCATCAGCCCCGCCGTGCGCGCCTACGTGGAGTGGAACCGCTTCACCACGCAGTCCGGCGTTCCCACCGCGTTCCTGGGCACGGCCTACGTGCTGGAGTACCTCTCCGTGAACCGGGCCCCGGGCTCGGTGGACCGCCTCATCGCGGAGAGCGGCATCCCCAACATCCACAAGGCGGTCCTCTTCCTCAAGGGCCACGGCGCCGCGGACGGCGACCACGTGGCCGACCTGGAGTCCGCCCTGCGCGCCGTCACCTCGCCGGAGGAGCAGGCCGCGCTGCTCCACTCCGCCCGCACCACGCGCATCCTGTTCCCCAAGTTCTTCCGGGATCCGTGA
- a CDS encoding helix-turn-helix transcriptional regulator: MSRPERPGDYEWLGLGAPGILLTHYPELAAVDFGPEPPMPPSDVPLRASGARSRKELTRSLLYLRCREMGLPLEQVMAVLLDLRQDWHGSLAVYREHTLPFSEREQALLEDLKPYLTNTVRNCRLFGHEALRGDLLDALFRHQGAECVVMDPPEHERLRTPGATELLRRWYPEEMEADDSRLPQELREHLERLQALGPKRASGVDTWMRAGGKHDLQVTCVQLPEQRGSRPWVLVLQECSRAIPMPEPWREKLSHREVEVVQGVLRNWANETIAEDLGLSLNTVKTHLRNIFPKLGIESRTDLLYQAAWRRKSC, encoded by the coding sequence GTGTCGAGACCGGAGCGACCCGGTGACTACGAGTGGTTGGGATTGGGGGCGCCGGGCATCCTCCTGACCCACTATCCAGAGCTGGCAGCGGTTGATTTCGGCCCCGAGCCGCCCATGCCACCATCCGACGTGCCCTTGCGCGCCTCGGGAGCGCGGTCACGCAAGGAATTGACGCGCAGCCTGCTCTACCTGCGCTGCCGGGAGATGGGGCTGCCCCTGGAGCAGGTGATGGCGGTGCTCCTGGACCTGCGGCAGGACTGGCACGGAAGCCTGGCCGTGTACCGGGAGCACACCCTGCCCTTCTCCGAGCGGGAGCAGGCGCTCCTCGAGGACCTGAAGCCCTACCTGACGAACACGGTGCGCAACTGCCGCCTCTTCGGGCACGAGGCATTGCGTGGCGACCTGTTGGATGCCCTCTTCCGTCATCAGGGGGCCGAGTGCGTCGTGATGGATCCCCCGGAGCACGAGAGGCTGCGGACGCCCGGAGCGACGGAGCTCCTGCGCCGCTGGTACCCGGAGGAGATGGAGGCGGACGATTCGCGGCTGCCCCAGGAGCTGCGCGAGCACCTGGAGCGCCTCCAGGCGCTGGGGCCGAAGCGGGCCTCGGGCGTGGACACGTGGATGCGCGCCGGAGGGAAGCACGACCTTCAGGTCACCTGCGTGCAACTGCCCGAGCAACGCGGCAGCCGCCCCTGGGTGCTGGTGCTGCAGGAGTGCTCGCGGGCCATCCCGATGCCGGAGCCCTGGCGAGAGAAGCTCTCCCACCGTGAGGTGGAGGTGGTCCAGGGAGTCCTCCGCAACTGGGCGAACGAGACCATCGCGGAGGACCTGGGCCTGTCGCTGAACACGGTGAAGACGCACCTGCGCAACATCTTCCCCAAGCTGGGAATCGAGAGCCGGACGGACCTCCTCTACCAGGCTGCCTGGAGACGGAAGTCGTGCTGA
- a CDS encoding alpha/beta fold hydrolase: protein MRERICTFGPELSLVGILTEPDPAKALPGAPTVVLSNVGLNHHVGPYRLWVELARQLAGRGFSTLRFDLSGLGDSRPRREGGADEFQRAREETRAALDYLEQKKGHQRFALIGLCSGVDSAHAVTVADPRVVGAAFIDGYTYRTLGYHLRFHLRYLSPRRWSRFLRKRKLPAQLREAGEADEVYTREYPEREQLTQDYQHLLERGVSLCFVFSGGMGLSFNHEGQFYEMLSPLKLEGRVTYAFYPRADHLFSVPEDRAELLRKLTAWAVGTVPPRALAG, encoded by the coding sequence ATGCGCGAGCGCATCTGTACCTTCGGCCCCGAGCTGAGCCTCGTGGGCATCCTCACGGAGCCTGATCCGGCGAAGGCGCTGCCGGGGGCGCCCACCGTGGTGCTCTCCAACGTGGGCCTCAACCACCACGTGGGTCCGTACCGGCTCTGGGTGGAGCTGGCGCGGCAGCTGGCGGGGCGAGGCTTCTCCACGCTGCGCTTCGACCTGTCCGGCCTGGGCGACAGCCGCCCCCGCCGCGAGGGCGGCGCTGATGAATTCCAGCGCGCTCGCGAGGAGACGCGCGCGGCGCTCGACTATCTGGAGCAGAAGAAGGGCCACCAGCGCTTCGCGCTCATCGGGCTGTGCTCCGGGGTGGACAGCGCGCACGCGGTGACGGTGGCGGATCCGCGCGTGGTGGGCGCGGCCTTCATCGACGGGTACACGTACCGCACGCTGGGCTATCACCTGCGCTTCCACCTGCGTTATCTGAGTCCCCGCCGGTGGTCGCGCTTCCTGCGCAAGCGCAAGCTGCCCGCCCAGCTGCGTGAGGCCGGCGAGGCCGACGAGGTCTACACGCGCGAGTACCCGGAGCGGGAGCAGCTGACGCAGGACTACCAGCACCTGCTGGAGCGCGGCGTCAGCCTGTGCTTCGTGTTCTCCGGCGGCATGGGGCTGTCCTTCAACCACGAGGGGCAGTTCTACGAGATGCTCTCGCCGCTGAAGTTGGAAGGCCGCGTCACCTACGCCTTCTACCCGCGCGCGGATCACCTCTTCTCCGTGCCGGAGGACCGCGCGGAGCTGTTGCGCAAGCTCACCGCGTGGGCCGTGGGCACGGTGCCGCCGCGTGCCCTGGCGGGCTGA
- a CDS encoding alpha/beta fold hydrolase, protein MTPCFFGTSERQLFGMHHPAQGAERTTGVVLCYPAAQEYMLTHWAFRKLAGMLAREGFHVFRFDYYGTGDSAGEVHEGRVSTWVQDIRHAANELQDVTGVQRVALVGFRLGAALAVRAALEGLSTAALVLWEPLVEGAAWIRELEQLQQRRAARTLFPRPESPVEVRQELLGFAFPRALHDDILALDLAALPTWPATRTHLVAGAPKPEYARLQAHLEKTGLPSQHHLVPEEGAGGQESALLSNRILQTITTLLKEAA, encoded by the coding sequence GTGACGCCCTGCTTCTTTGGCACCTCCGAGCGACAACTCTTCGGCATGCACCACCCGGCGCAAGGCGCCGAGCGCACCACCGGGGTGGTGCTCTGCTATCCCGCCGCCCAGGAGTACATGCTGACGCACTGGGCATTCCGGAAGCTGGCCGGGATGCTCGCGCGCGAGGGCTTCCACGTCTTCCGCTTCGACTATTACGGCACGGGGGACTCGGCCGGAGAGGTCCACGAGGGCCGCGTGTCCACGTGGGTCCAGGACATCCGCCACGCCGCCAATGAATTGCAGGACGTGACGGGCGTGCAGCGCGTGGCGCTCGTGGGCTTCCGGCTGGGCGCGGCGCTCGCGGTGCGCGCGGCCCTGGAAGGGTTGTCCACCGCCGCGCTCGTGCTCTGGGAGCCGTTGGTGGAGGGCGCGGCCTGGATCCGGGAACTGGAGCAACTCCAGCAGCGCCGGGCCGCCCGCACGCTCTTTCCCAGGCCCGAGAGTCCGGTGGAGGTGCGCCAGGAGCTGCTCGGCTTCGCGTTCCCCCGCGCCCTGCACGACGACATCCTCGCGTTGGACCTGGCGGCGCTGCCCACGTGGCCCGCGACGCGCACGCACCTGGTGGCCGGTGCGCCGAAGCCCGAGTATGCGCGCCTCCAAGCGCACCTGGAGAAGACGGGCCTGCCCTCCCAGCACCACCTGGTGCCCGAGGAGGGCGCGGGCGGCCAGGAGTCCGCGCTCCTGTCCAACCGCATCCTGCAGACCATCACCACGCTCCTGAAGGAGGCCGCGTGA